In Paenibacillus dendritiformis, the DNA window TGCAGCATTTTTAGCTTGTTTCAGCGCTTTGAGGGCAAATTGCTGCAAAAGAGCAGCTTTTGGCCCTGATATGGGCTAAATGAAGCAATAGGATGTGAATTTCCTGCAGATTTGCAGCATTTCTTGTACGGTCACTCGGTGTCTCTCAAAATGCTGTAAAATTGCAGCTTTCTGTGCTCAATCCCCGTGAAAGAACCTTCGAGTGACCGATCTATGCGGAGGATCGCAGCTCTCAAGCCGGGATGCCGGAAGCCTATGTTTCCCGGGAGACGGGCAGCATTACGCGGGAGACGGGCAGCATTATGCGGGAAGAGAGAATTGCGGCGATGAAGCCTGCGGTGGGCCCGGTCGGTTCCCCGCGGAATGCGGATTCTAGCAAGAAGGAAGCCATGGCTGCGGCCAATGTCGGGATTCGCCCGGAGGAGGCGTTGAAGGGCGTCCTCTGGTCCGAGATTCTGGGACCGCCGCGGGCAAAACGGCCTTTTGGCCGCCGCTGAAACGGTTCCCCTATGGTCGGGAAGTTCCTCTTCTCTTCGTTATTGTGTTTTTGCTGAGTCGGTTCTGACAGACATAAGCCAGGCCTGCGCGGGGATAATGTCCGGGATTCCGGACGCTTCGCGGGTCTGGCTATTTTCGTCATGTGACCGTCAGAGAAGGGCAGTAGGCATGACCTAGCGATTGTCCGCCGGCGTACGAGACATGAATCCTGCTCAGATGCAGCATTTTTAGCTTGTTTCAGCGCTTTGAGGGCAAATTGCTGCAAAAGAGCAGCTTTTGGCACTGATATGGGCTGAATGAAGCAATAGGATGTGAATTTCCTGCAGATTTGCAGCATTTCTTGTACGGTCACTCGGTGTCTTTCAAAATGCTGTAAAATTGCAGCTTTCTGCGCTCAATCCCCGTGAAAGAACCCTCTAGTGACCGATAACTCGGCGGGGTCTATCCTTCCCCGATAGCCTTCATTCCATGCCTGGCCCGTGACCAAGCGCAGTAACGCGTATTCTAACGGGAGAAATGCAAGGCGCAACCAAGAGCGCAACGCAAGGCGCAATGCCAGGGCGCAACGCAAGGGAGCTAGGTGCAGCCTTGCCGATGCAACGTTCTCCCCCTCAAAGCGGGCGGCCTTTGCGACCTGCTGCTAATGAAATGCGACTTTCCAAGAAAAAGCCCCTGTCCTCGCAAACAGGAGTGCTTTGCCCCGTTGACATGTGAAGGCGGCGAGCTGTCGGCGCCTGCCCTTTCTATCCGTTCCCTCATATTTCATAATCCGGCCTTGTTCCGCATAGGTTGTAAAGTACAGGAAGGGGGCCCTTGCCAAAATGAGCCGCATTGCCCGCAAATTGCGCCAGTGGTCCGTAAATTGGTTCGATCTGCCGCAGGATATGATCACCGATATGCCCCGTCTGGTCATGACCGGCAATCGCAAGCTGGTCGTAGAGAACCATCAGGGCATTCTTCACTTCTCCGATCAGCACATGCGACTCGCCTTGGCAGCGGGCCAACTGGAAGTGTACGGAACCGGTTTGACGATTCGCGCCATCTATACGGAGGAAATCTGTATCGAGGGCGTTATCAACGATATCAAATACCACGGAACGGGGGGAACGTCGTGAAAGCTCCTTCATTTACCCGCCTGCGCGGCTATGTCCGTGCCAGTCTGCGCGGCGGCAACATCGAGACCTTTATCAATGCCGCCGCGCTGCAACAGATCAGAGTGTGGGATGTCCGGCGTCTCCCGGACGGCCAAACGGAATGTTATTTGCTGGTCAGCGATTTCTGGCGCCTTCGGCCGCTGTTGAAGCAGACAGGCTGCCGCATTCATGTGGAGCAGCGCTACGGGCTTCCATTCTCTATCGTGCGGATCCGCCGGCGGAAGTTTTTTGTCATGGGCGGAATTCTTTTTTTGCTCGGATTGTACATGCTGTCTTCCCTCGTCTGGAGCATCGAAGTTACGGGCAATGTCCGCATTCCGACGGAGGAGGTGCTGAAGCAGGCGAGAGAGCAGGGCATCTACCCGTTCCAATGGACCTTCCGGCTGCGCGATCCGGACGCCGTCTCCAAAGCGATGAATTCG includes these proteins:
- the yqfC gene encoding sporulation protein YqfC, coding for MSRIARKLRQWSVNWFDLPQDMITDMPRLVMTGNRKLVVENHQGILHFSDQHMRLALAAGQLEVYGTGLTIRAIYTEEICIEGVINDIKYHGTGGTS